Within Mongoliitalea daihaiensis, the genomic segment TCTTCAATTTGTTTTACTCGGTATAGTTTCATGAGAATGATATCAGTGATGGAAGAGATACGCATATCTCGCCACGCTTCACCGTAATCATGGTTTTTATTTTCTAATAGTTTGCGTGTTGCATTTGCCCAGTGGTCGTAGAGCGGGTCTAATTCCTCATAAGGAATTTCCAAGCGATCATCATTTTGTAATTGAATCTGTATCAACGCAATGATGCAATAGTTGATAATTCCTACAAACTCATCTGCAATTGGGTCATTCACTTTTTGATTTCCTTTTTCTTGGATAGAGCGAATGCGTTGTGCTTTGATGAAAATTTGATCGGTGATAGATGGAAGACGAAGAATTCTCCAAGCAGTCCCATAGTCTATTGCTTTCTTCTTAAAAAGTTCTTTACAATGGCTGATAACTTCATTATATTCGCTCACAGTTTGTGTTTTCAAAGGTATCGTGTTTAATGGATTCCAATATTAGTAATTCTTCGAAAATCGAAGATAAATCTTTTGCTGCAAAAATAACACTTCAATCCAAAGGAAAGCTTTTTTTATTGGATGAACCGAAGGTAATGGGCATTTTAAATTTGACGCCTGATTCATTTTTCGAAGGGAGTAGGGTCCAACTAGATGCAGATGTCTTACACTTAAAAGTAAAACAGATGGTAGATGATGGTGTTGATATCATTGATATCGGAGGCTACAGCACCAGACCCGGGGCAGATGAGGTAACTGTTGAGGAGGAATGTGAGCGTACTGTTTGGGCAGTAGCCTTCATTAAGGAAAAATTTCCAGATCATTGGATTTCCATAGATACTTTTCGTGCGGAAGTTGCCAAAGCGGCAGTCCATGCTGGTGCTGATATCGTAAATGATATTTCAGCCGGCTCGTTAGACCCAAAGATGATTGAAATCGTAGGGAGACTAGGAGTTCCTTACATTGCCATGCATATGAGAGGCAATCCTCAAACGATGCAAGGATTGACTCAATACGAGGATATCTT encodes:
- a CDS encoding DUF1599 domain-containing protein, whose amino-acid sequence is MKTQTVSEYNEVISHCKELFKKKAIDYGTAWRILRLPSITDQIFIKAQRIRSIQEKGNQKVNDPIADEFVGIINYCIIALIQIQLQNDDRLEIPYEELDPLYDHWANATRKLLENKNHDYGEAWRDMRISSITDIILMKLYRVKQIEDNSGNTLVSEGIEANYQDMINYAVFCLIKFKDHA
- the folP gene encoding dihydropteroate synthase produces the protein MDSNISNSSKIEDKSFAAKITLQSKGKLFLLDEPKVMGILNLTPDSFFEGSRVQLDADVLHLKVKQMVDDGVDIIDIGGYSTRPGADEVTVEEECERTVWAVAFIKEKFPDHWISIDTFRAEVAKAAVHAGADIVNDISAGSLDPKMIEIVGRLGVPYIAMHMRGNPQTMQGLTQYEDILKEMLVFFQEKYQQCIQAGIRDVILDPGFGFAKTLEQNYWILKNLSYFKNIPIPILVGLSRKSMIYKKLGVSAEESLNGTTALHMVSLINGAQVLRVHDVLEAKQTIELYKQVYR